A genomic stretch from Gemmatimonadota bacterium includes:
- a CDS encoding sugar phosphate isomerase/epimerase, with product MHVGMRIPPMGREMGLDGIIQWAAENGLGSIDLPEVDAEIRRMCDSAEIGIGTVDWGAGGGLLSKDDGAREEAVAAMKARIQAVGAYGSGVIFLCLAPDDRLQARAETFEVFKQVYPEIVKEAEAHEVFLAIEPWPGPAPAYPNLGCTPETLRAIFEVVPSPNLGICYDPSHFARIGVDYKRLLMEFGSRVRHVHAKDTELLADGLYEFGCLGQSFGQRYGYGEGWWRYCIPGWGVVDWRWVIARLEELGYDGPLAIELEDHRYSGSAEKNAAGILAAKSYLEDILG from the coding sequence ATGCATGTGGGTATGCGAATCCCGCCGATGGGGCGGGAAATGGGGTTGGATGGAATTATTCAGTGGGCGGCAGAAAACGGTTTGGGGTCAATTGATTTGCCCGAAGTAGATGCTGAGATTCGCAGGATGTGTGATAGTGCTGAGATTGGAATTGGTACTGTGGATTGGGGGGCAGGAGGTGGGTTATTGAGCAAAGATGATGGTGCACGAGAAGAAGCTGTAGCCGCGATGAAAGCGCGCATTCAGGCGGTTGGCGCATACGGTTCAGGGGTGATTTTTTTGTGTCTGGCTCCCGACGACCGATTGCAGGCTCGGGCCGAAACGTTTGAGGTGTTTAAGCAGGTCTATCCAGAGATTGTGAAAGAGGCAGAAGCACACGAGGTTTTTCTCGCGATTGAACCCTGGCCCGGTCCGGCACCTGCATACCCGAATTTGGGCTGTACGCCCGAGACTTTGCGGGCGATTTTTGAGGTTGTTCCGTCACCCAATCTGGGGATTTGTTACGATCCGTCGCATTTCGCGCGCATCGGCGTTGATTACAAGCGGTTGCTGATGGAGTTTGGCAGCCGGGTGCGGCATGTGCATGCAAAGGATACCGAGTTATTGGCGGATGGCCTGTACGAGTTTGGCTGTTTGGGCCAATCGTTTGGTCAGCGCTATGGTTATGGCGAGGGGTGGTGGCGTTACTGCATTCCCGGATGGGGGGTGGTGGATTGGAGATGGGTGATTGCGCGTCTGGAAGAATTGGGCTATGACGGGCCGTTGGCCATTGAATTGGAAGACCACCGCTACAGCGGCAGTGCTGAAAAGAATGCGGCAGGTATTTTGGCAGCAAAAAGCTACCTCGAAGATATTTTGGGATGA
- the rpiA gene encoding ribose-5-phosphate isomerase RpiA, protein MNPKQLAGERAAEYVEDGMVVGLGTGSTAFFAIQKLGQRIAEGLDICGIPTSQQSRIQAESENIPLTDFGRVTRIALTIDGADEFDPDFNLIKGGGGALLREKIVASLSDREIIVADESKPVAHLGAFPLPVEVIPFGWQAIQRLLADLGCHPTLRNAQDNTPFVTDNGNYIIDCDFGRIDDPPMLEAKINAICGVVECGLFIGLTDRIIIGKTDGTIEERMLE, encoded by the coding sequence ATTAACCCCAAGCAATTAGCAGGAGAACGGGCTGCCGAATATGTAGAAGATGGCATGGTCGTCGGTCTGGGCACAGGATCAACGGCTTTTTTTGCAATTCAAAAACTCGGCCAGCGCATCGCTGAAGGGCTCGATATATGTGGCATACCCACCTCACAGCAATCGCGCATTCAGGCGGAATCGGAAAATATCCCACTCACCGACTTCGGCAGAGTCACTCGCATTGCCCTGACCATTGACGGCGCGGATGAATTTGACCCGGACTTTAACCTCATAAAAGGTGGCGGCGGCGCGCTTTTGAGAGAAAAAATCGTCGCCTCTCTATCCGACAGGGAAATCATCGTCGCCGACGAATCCAAACCCGTGGCGCACCTGGGCGCTTTTCCCCTGCCCGTTGAAGTCATTCCCTTTGGCTGGCAAGCCATACAACGCCTGCTCGCAGACCTGGGCTGTCATCCCACGCTTCGCAACGCGCAGGACAACACGCCTTTTGTCACAGACAACGGCAATTACATCATCGATTGCGATTTTGGTCGCATTGACGACCCACCCATGCTCGAAGCAAAAATCAACGCCATATGCGGCGTGGTCGAATGCGGTCTTTTTATAGGTCTAACAGATCGCATCATCATCGGCAAAACAGATGGCACAATCGAAGAACGAATGCTTGAATAA
- the sucD gene encoding succinate--CoA ligase subunit alpha, which translates to MSILIDNKTRVIVQSFSSSRAMGGEARFHLQQMVDYGTQVVGVVNAGKGGESVDGIPVFDTVSDAVEQTGATASANFVPAPFAADTIMEATDAGLPLVVCISENIPVLDMLKAKHYLADKNTRLIGPNCPGLISPGKCKIGIMPGAIHREGRIGVISRSGTLTYEAVSQLTDSGFGQSSCVGIGGDPIIGTTFTDCLALFKDDPDTDAVIMIGEIGGTAEEEAAAYVKAHFGKPVVSFIAGQTAPPGRRMGHAGAIISGGQGTAADKMAALQEAGIHVCESPAEMGATMKRALLG; encoded by the coding sequence ATGAGCATCCTTATTGACAACAAAACCCGCGTGATCGTCCAGAGCTTTTCCAGCAGCAGAGCAATGGGTGGCGAAGCGCGATTTCACCTGCAACAAATGGTAGATTACGGCACGCAAGTCGTCGGCGTGGTCAACGCGGGCAAAGGCGGCGAGAGCGTAGATGGCATACCCGTTTTTGATACTGTATCCGATGCAGTAGAACAAACAGGTGCCACGGCATCGGCCAATTTTGTTCCCGCGCCCTTTGCAGCCGACACCATCATGGAAGCGACCGATGCAGGCCTACCTCTGGTCGTTTGCATCTCTGAGAACATACCCGTGCTCGACATGCTAAAAGCCAAACACTATCTGGCCGATAAAAACACGCGTTTGATCGGCCCCAATTGTCCGGGCCTGATTTCTCCTGGCAAGTGCAAAATCGGCATTATGCCCGGCGCGATTCACCGCGAAGGTCGCATTGGTGTCATTTCGCGCAGCGGCACACTCACCTATGAAGCGGTCTCCCAACTCACCGATAGTGGCTTTGGTCAATCGTCGTGTGTGGGAATCGGCGGCGACCCCATCATCGGCACGACCTTTACAGACTGCCTCGCGCTCTTCAAGGACGACCCCGACACAGACGCCGTTATCATGATCGGGGAAATTGGCGGCACCGCCGAAGAAGAAGCCGCCGCTTATGTCAAAGCGCACTTTGGCAAACCCGTGGTCAGTTTTATCGCGGGCCAAACAGCACCTCCGGGACGACGCATGGGGCATGCGGGCGCAATTATCTCTGGCGGACAAGGCACCGCCGCCGACAAAATGGCCGCGCTTCAAGAAGCCGGCATTCACGTGTGCGAAAGCCCCGCCGAAATGGGCGCAACAATGAAACGCGCATTATTGGGATAA